From Aquificota bacterium, one genomic window encodes:
- the secG gene encoding preprotein translocase subunit SecG: MYYLFLTLFIIVALLLIAVVLMQRSRGDVGSAFGGMGQGVFGPGGVDTILTKITYWLGFTLMALAIILALTHPSKKGSLIKDEGQRTPIQTQQNNPQGQSPTPSTHAK, from the coding sequence ATGTATTACCTTTTTCTTACACTTTTTATTATAGTGGCCCTTTTGCTTATAGCGGTTGTGCTTATGCAAAGGAGCAGGGGGGATGTGGGCAGTGCCTTTGGCGGTATGGGACAAGGTGTTTTTGGTCCTGGCGGTGTGGATACCATACTTACAAAGATTACCTATTGGCTTGGTTTTACCCTCATGGCTTTGGCCATTATCCTTGCCCTAACCCATCCGTCCAAAAAGGGTTCCCTTATAAAGGATGAAGGTCAAAGAACTCCTATCCAAACCCAGCAAAACAACCCTCAGGGACAAAGCCCTACTCCTAGCACACATGCTAAATAA
- the prmC gene encoding peptide chain release factor N(5)-glutamine methyltransferase: MKVKELLSKPSKTTLRDKALLLAHMLNKDHKDLYLMESLEVPIEVERAFFEGLEALEKGYPLQYLLGEWEFYGKSFYVEEGVLIPRPETEVLVEEVLKRLPKDKRLRGFEIGVGTGCISISLLLHCENLTMIANDINIKALRLAKRNAQRHGVYDRLLLFAGDLFEALKPITFDFIVSNPPYIPKERWESLPEGVKREGYNSLIGGLKGWEVYEKVAESLDIYLKREGFFAFEIGHDQGGVLKELFESKGYKVLVLKDYSNQDRVIVGWRS; this comes from the coding sequence ATGAAGGTCAAAGAACTCCTATCCAAACCCAGCAAAACAACCCTCAGGGACAAAGCCCTACTCCTAGCACACATGCTAAATAAGGACCACAAAGACCTTTACCTTATGGAAAGCCTTGAAGTGCCAATAGAAGTAGAAAGGGCCTTTTTTGAAGGTTTGGAGGCCTTAGAAAAAGGCTATCCCCTTCAGTATCTTCTTGGAGAGTGGGAGTTTTATGGGAAGAGCTTTTATGTAGAAGAAGGTGTTTTAATACCAAGGCCAGAAACAGAAGTGCTTGTGGAGGAGGTGTTAAAGAGGCTTCCAAAGGACAAAAGGCTTAGGGGTTTTGAAATAGGCGTGGGAACTGGATGCATAAGCATAAGCCTTTTGCTTCATTGTGAAAACCTTACCATGATAGCCAACGACATAAACATAAAAGCCCTAAGGCTTGCAAAAAGGAATGCCCAAAGGCATGGAGTTTATGATAGACTACTGCTTTTTGCTGGAGACCTCTTTGAGGCTTTAAAGCCTATCACCTTTGACTTTATAGTTTCAAACCCACCCTATATACCCAAAGAAAGGTGGGAAAGTTTGCCAGAAGGCGTAAAAAGGGAAGGTTATAATTCTCTTATTGGTGGGTTAAAAGGATGGGAGGTTTATGAAAAGGTGGCAGAAAGCTTAGACATTTATCTCAAAAGAGAAGGCTTTTTTGCCTTTGAAATAGGTCATGATCAAGGCGGAGTATTAAAAGAGCTTTTTGAAAGCAAGGGTTATAAGGTCCTTGTCCTAAAGGATTATTCTAACCAAGACAGGGTAATAGTAGGATGGAGGTCTTAG
- a CDS encoding hemolysin family protein, giving the protein MEVLGFLLGTLFFILLEAFFAGSEIALVSVDKGKVLSLYRRTKQDFLKDFHDNPEEYITLTMLGYTISIVFASTFYTLAVLQLSEYFPIIKGFEVILSSTLVIFTLLLGEILPKSLYQKHAERLFFPSLWILSKLRIFTKPLLVFARVISRFITDLLKDKYKEKLEKEDLIKLMEEISSKEESLRIAMRIISSKYIFITEEIKPIQEVVMVEENTNIERVMEIMKKNKYRRLPVYSGKMDNIVGYVDLFDLIQSKHATSIKELTRPIHFFSEFTTIEKAFEVFKKSKEQMAVVVDERGNLLGIITWDDLQGYIIGGLSEGTKEEEEDFVEIEKGKWIVDGGVEREKFERFFNLKLPEGPYNTLGGFLCFYLGRIPEKGYTIDYEGYRFKVVQRDNKRVIKVMVESHVPQD; this is encoded by the coding sequence ATGGAGGTCTTAGGTTTTCTCTTAGGGACCCTTTTTTTCATACTGCTTGAGGCCTTTTTTGCAGGCTCAGAAATAGCCCTTGTAAGCGTAGATAAAGGAAAAGTTTTGAGCCTGTACAGAAGAACCAAACAAGACTTTTTAAAGGACTTTCATGATAATCCAGAAGAGTATATAACCCTAACTATGCTTGGCTATACCATAAGCATAGTTTTTGCTTCCACCTTTTATACTCTGGCAGTGCTACAGCTTTCGGAGTATTTCCCCATTATTAAGGGCTTTGAAGTAATACTTTCTTCCACCCTTGTAATTTTTACCCTGCTTCTTGGAGAAATATTACCAAAAAGCTTATATCAAAAACACGCAGAAAGGCTTTTCTTCCCATCCCTATGGATACTCAGCAAGCTAAGAATTTTTACAAAACCTCTACTTGTTTTTGCAAGGGTCATAAGCAGGTTTATAACGGACCTTCTAAAGGATAAATACAAGGAAAAGCTTGAAAAAGAAGACCTAATTAAACTAATGGAGGAAATATCTTCAAAAGAAGAAAGCCTTCGTATAGCCATGCGTATTATTTCCTCAAAGTACATTTTTATAACAGAAGAAATAAAGCCCATACAAGAGGTGGTTATGGTAGAAGAAAACACAAATATAGAGCGGGTAATGGAAATTATGAAAAAGAACAAATACAGAAGATTGCCCGTATATAGCGGAAAGATGGACAATATTGTTGGGTATGTGGACCTTTTTGACTTAATTCAAAGCAAACATGCTACTTCTATAAAAGAATTAACAAGACCTATACACTTCTTTTCCGAGTTTACCACCATTGAAAAGGCCTTTGAAGTTTTCAAGAAGAGTAAGGAACAGATGGCTGTGGTTGTGGATGAAAGGGGCAATCTTTTGGGAATAATTACATGGGACGACTTACAAGGATACATTATTGGTGGTCTATCGGAAGGAACAAAGGAGGAAGAAGAGGACTTTGTTGAAATAGAGAAGGGCAAATGGATAGTGGATGGAGGTGTGGAAAGGGAAAAGTTTGAAAGGTTTTTCAACCTTAAGCTTCCAGAGGGACCCTACAACACCCTGGGCGGCTTTTTGTGCTTTTACCTTGGCAGGATACCAGAAAAGGGTTATACCATAGACTACGAAGGCTATCGCTTTAAGGTAGTTCAAAGGGACAATAAAAGGGTTATAAAGGTAATGGTGGAGAGCCATGTACCACAGGACTAA